The proteins below come from a single Corylus avellana chromosome ca3, CavTom2PMs-1.0 genomic window:
- the LOC132174735 gene encoding leucine-rich repeat receptor-like serine/threonine/tyrosine-protein kinase SOBIR1: protein MATFPHLSLLTLFSLFLFTQGRLILNPSDLKALSIIQKDLGLNGHQPYLSTKPCMAAGVSCERRLSNNNSYELRVTRLVFKSQRLTGFLSPAIGRLSELKELSVPNNQLVDQVPSQIVDCRKLEILNLQGNQFSGEIPSELSSLIRLRVLDLASNRFSGDLGFLKYFPNLENLSLADNLFTGKIPPSIRSFRNLRFFNFSGNQFLEGSAPLMDRLSYSASDVPKRYILAENSPGGSNASAVSPAANRTATSATSVAPAPSPVHQPRKHKNSKRKLAGWILGFLAGAMAGTISGLIFSLLFKLIWAVVKGGGKESGPSIFSPLIKKAEDLAFLENDDQMATLQIIGQGGCGKVYKAELPGSNGKMIAIKKIVQPPKDAAELTEEDSKVLNKKMRQIRSEINTVGQIRHRNLLPLLAHLSRPDCHYLVYEFMKNGSLQDLLNEVSEGNRDFDWFARLRVAIGVAAGLEYLHMNHTPRIIHRDLKPGNILLDDDMEARIADFGLAKAMPDAHTHISTSNVAGTVGYIAPEYHQTLKFTDKCDIYSFGVMLGVLVIGKLPSDNFFQDTNEMSLVKWMRNVMTSENPRQAIDEKLLGNGFEEQMLLVLKIACFCTLEDPKQRPNSKDVRCMLSQIKH, encoded by the coding sequence ATGGCGACTTTTCCCCACCTCTCCCTCCTCActctcttctccctcttcctcttcacTCAGGGGAGATTAATTCTCAACCCTTCCGATCTCAAAGCCCTCTCCATCATTCAAAAAGACTTGGGCCTCAACGGTCACCAGCCTTACCTCTCTACCAAACCTTGCATGGCCGCCGGCGTATCCTGTGAGAGGAGACTCTCAAACAACAACTCCTATGAGCTCAGAGTTACTAGACTCGTCTTTAAATCCCAGCGGCTCACTGGGTTCCTGTCCCCGGCGATCGGGCGGCTCTCTGAGCTCAAAGAGCTCTCTGTTCCTAACAACCAACTCGTTGACCAAGTACCATCCCAAATCGTTGACTGTCGGAAACTGGAAATTCTCAACCTCCAAGGCAACCAGTTTTCAGGGGAAATCCCAAGTGAATTATCCTCGCTTATACGCCTTCGAGTCCTTGATCTTGCTTCCAATAGATTTTCCGGGGACTTGGGTTTCTTGAAGTATTTTCCCAACTTGGAAAATCTCTCTCTTGCAGACAATCTATTTACTGGGAAAATTCCGCCATCCATTCGTTCTTTCCGTAATCTCAGATTTTTCAACTTCTCTGGAAATCAATTTCTTGAAGGCTCAGCCCCATTGATGGACAGGCTCTCATACTCGGCATCCGATGTTCCAAAACGTTACATTTTGGCTGAGAATTCACCTGGAGGAAGCAACGCATCAGCAGTTTCACCAGCTGCAAATAGAACTGCTACTTCTGCTACTTCTGTTGCTCCAGCTCCTTCTCCGGTGCACCAACCTCGCAAACATAAAAACAGTAAGAGGAAGCTAGCTGGGTGGATACTCGGATTCCTTGCCGGAGCAATGGCAGGAACCATATCCGGGCTCATATTTTCCTTGCTGTTTAAGCTGATCTGGGCTGTTGTAAAAGGTGGAGGGAAGGAATCGGGCCCTTCAATCTTCAGTCCTTTGATCAAAAAAGCAGAGGACTTGGCTTTCTTGGAGAACGACGATCAAATGGCTACGTTGCAAATCATAGGACAAGGTGGGTGTGGCAAGGTTTACAAGGCTGAATTGCCTGGAAGCAATGGCAAAATGATTGCCATAAAGAAGATAGTTCAACCTCCAAAGGATGCAGCAGAATTGACCGAGGAAGACAGCAAGGTTCTAAACAAGAAAATGCGTCAAATTCGTTCGGAGATTAACACCGTGGGTCAAATTAGGCACCGGAATCTTCTTCCTCTGTTAGCCCATCTGAGCCGGCCGGACTGCCATTACCTTGTGTATGAATTCATGAAGAATGGCAGTTTACAAGACTTGTTGAATGAGGTCTCGGAAGGCAATAGAGACTTCGATTGGTTTGCCCGGCTCAGGGTTGCAATAGGAGTTGCTGCAGGGCTTGAATATCTTCACATGAACCACACCCCGCGTATAATTCATCGAGATCTCAAGCCTGGGAATATTCTCCTGGATGACGACATGGAAGCTCGAATTGCTGATTTTGGGCTTGCAAAAGCCATGCCTGATGCTCACACGCATATCTCGACTTCCAACGTGGCCGGAACGGTGGGTTACATAGCGCCAGAGTACCACCAAACGCTGAAGTTCACCGACAAGTGTGACATCTACAGCTTCGGGGTGATGCTGGGGGTTCTGGTGATAGGAAAGCTCCCATCCGATAACTTCTTCCAGGATACCAACGAGATGAGCTTGGTGAAATGGATGAGGAATGTGATGACATCGGAGAATCCCAGACAAGCGATTGATGAAAAGCTTTTGGGGAATGGGTTTGAGGAGCAAATGCTCTTGGTCTTGAAGATTGCTTGCTTCTGTACCTTGGAGGACCCAAAGCAAAGGCCTAACAGCAAGGACGTTAGGTGCATGCTGTCTCAAATCAAGCATTAA
- the LOC132176129 gene encoding protein MHF2 homolog, producing the protein MEDETTFDPDLIHAIFKLVWTRRALERQKNEGADALDFQVGAGTSKKNRPTYANANALKLSCELLRVFITEAVQRAATIAEAEGVSKIEATHLERILPQLLLDF; encoded by the exons ATGGAGGACGAGACCACCTTCGATCCT GATCTGATTCATGCCATTTTCAAGCTCGTGTGGACCAGAAGAGCCCTCG AGCGACAAAAAAACGAAGGCGCCGATGCTTTGGATTTCCAG GTAGGAGCTGGAACATCCAAGAAGAACCGGCCGACTTACG CCAATGCAAATGCACTAAAGCTGAGTTGTGAACTTCTTCGTGTCTTTATCACAG AGGCCGTGCAGCGTGCTGCTACAATTGCTGAAGCTGAGGGTGTTAGTAAAATTGAAGCAACTCATTTGGAGAGGATTCTCCCGCAGTTACTTCTGGATTTTTAA
- the LOC132173991 gene encoding uncharacterized protein LOC132173991: MASLIHKLTKSTPSIRTIFITTLNTPLFPKPIPSFIPHQTPLDTTKQPEEYANDPVPLLGPNGRAKVDAVQTIRFFPSFPFGYCLNPVSSTGFERFGVLEAQEVEPDDDDARRVWADSVKKKRKKKMNKHKYKKLRKRLRRKARA; this comes from the coding sequence ATGGCGAGCCTTATACACAAACTCACTAAAAGCACTCCCTCCATAAGAACCATCTTCATCACAACCCTCAACACCCCACTATTTCCAAAACCCATACCCTCATTTATCCCCCACCAAACCCCTCTCGACACAACGAAACAACCAGAAGAATATGCGAACGATCCAGTTCCTCTTTTGGGTCCCAATGGCAGAGCAAAGGTGGATGCCGTTCAAACAATACGATTCTTCCCCAGTTTCCCATTCGGATATTGCTTAAATCCCGTTTCCTCCACTGGGTTTGAGCGTTTTGGGGTGCTCGAGGCCCAGGAGGTCGAACCCGATGATGATGATGCGAGGAGGGTTTGGGCTGACAgtgtgaagaagaagaggaagaagaagatgaacaaGCATAAGTACAAGAAGCTCAGGAAGCGCCTTCGTCGCAAGGCTAGGGCATGA
- the LOC132173992 gene encoding protein JINGUBANG-like: protein MHTTQTTLLAPQTNSHISCCLAVHDNLLYAASINAVNVFDLSNYTLVDAFNDDPTSGAVKSVAFNATNVFTAHQDSKIRVWQMAESKKHRLVCTLPTIMDRFRRSLLPKNYVQVQRQRKRLWIEHCDAISGLAVNKGLMYSVSWDKSFKIWNVSNHRCLESVKEAHEDAVNAVVVSDNGAVYTASADGCIKVWERNDGVRRHTLVTTLEKHKSTVNALALNGDGCLLFSGGFDRRILVWERENGETNNMVFREALSGHTGAILCLINVDDLLASGSSDRTVRIWQHGKDTGYHCMVVMEGHEKPVKSLVAVSAGASNGVVSVCSGSLDGEIKIWEIKRITVPQT, encoded by the coding sequence ATGCATACCACTCAAACCACATTATTGGCACCTCAAACCAACTCCCATATAAGCTGCTGCCTCGCGGTTCACGACAACCTCCTCTACGCCGCTTCCATCAACGCAGTCAACGTCTTCGATTTATCCAACTACACCCTCGTCGACGCGTTCAACGACGATCCCACTTCCGGCGCCGTCAAGTCCGTCGCATTCAACGCCACCAACGTCTTCACCGCTCACCAAGACTCCAAGATCCGCGTATGGCAAATGGCGGAGTCCAAAAAACACCGCCTCGTGTGCACGCTTCCCACCATTATGGACCGTTTTCGCCGTTCTCTTTTGCCGAAGAATTACGTTCAAGTCCAGCGGCAGAGGAAGCGGCTTTGGATTGAGCACTGCGACGCCATTTCGGGTCTCGCTGTTAACAAAGGGCTGATGTACTCGGTTTCTTGGGATAAAAGTTTTAAGATATGGAACGTGTCGAACCATCGGTGCTTGGAGTCTGTGAAAGAAGCCCATGAAGACGCCGTGAATGCCGTTGTCGTCTCTGATAACGGCGCCGTTTACACTGCTTCGGCTGACGGGTGCATTAAGGTTTGGGAGAGAAACGACGGCGTGCGAAGGCACACTTTGGTGACGACCCTAGAGAAGCACAAATCCACCGTTAATGCGCTGGCTTTGAACGGTGATGGATGCCTGTTGTTTTCGGGTGGTTTTGACCGTCGGATCTTGGTTTGGGAGAGGGAAAACGGTGAAACTAACAACATGGTCTTCAGGGAGGCACTGTCGGGTCACACGGGGGCAATCCTATGCTTAATCAACGTCGACGATTTGTTAGCCAGTGGGTCATCTGATCGAACGGTGAGGATTTGGCAACACGGAAAGGACACTGGGTACCATTGTATGGTGGTGATGGAAGGACATGAAAAACCGGTTAAGTCGTTGGTGGCAGTTTCGGCAGGCGCTTCCAACGGGGTCGTTTCAGTTTGCAGCGGCAGTCTAGATGGAGAGATTAAGATTTGGGAGATTAAAAGAATAACAGTTCCTCAAACTTGA
- the LOC132174678 gene encoding uncharacterized protein LOC132174678 — MGGVTSSMAAKFAFFPPNPPSYKLITDDATGLLLLDPFPHRENVEVLRLPTRRGTEIVAVYVRYPMATSTILYSHGNAADIGQMYELFVELSVHLRLNLMGYDYTGYGQSSGKPSEQNTYADIEAAYKCLEENYGAKQEDIILYGQSVGSGPTLDLAVRLPRLRAVVLHSPILSGLRVMYPVKRSYWFDIYKNIDKIPLVKSPVLVIHGTADEVVDCSHGKQLWQLCQEKYEPLWLKGGNHCNLELYPEYIRHLKKFLSTVEKSRSFRNGPRSSIDRIEQPRQCTDCFEAPRKSSDWREKPRKSIDRPEKLKIHDYKFHNIDKLEKLRIPFDQVERSRKSVDYHEKSRRSIDHQLERARKSVDWLDRIRAG, encoded by the exons ATGGGTGGGGTGACTTCGTCAATGGCTGCCAAATTTGCATTCTTTCCACCGAACCCACCTTCCTACAAGCTGATTACGGACGATGCCACCGGGCTCTTGCTCCTGGACCCCTTTCCTCACCGCGAGAACGTCGAGGTCCTGAGGCTGCCCACGCGCCGTGGTACCGAGATCGTGGCCGTGTACGTCCGGTACCCCATGGCCACCTCCACCATCCTCTACTCTCATGGAAACGCGGCCGATATTGGCCAAATGTATGAGCTTTTCGTCGAGCTCAGCGTCCATTTGCGGCTCAATCTCATGGG GTATGACTACACTGGATATGGGCAGTCATCCGGCAAG CCAAGTGAGCAGAATACTTATGCAGACATTGAAGCAGCATACAAGTGTCTTGAAGAGAACTATGGTGCTAAGCAGGAAGACATAATCCTTTATGGGCAATCTGTCGGGAGTGGCCCCACACTGGATCTCGCTGTCCGTTTGCCTAGACTAAGAGCTGTTGTCCTGCATAGTCCCATACTATCAGGGTTAAGGGTCATGTATCCTGTGAAGCGCTCATACTGGTTTGACATCTATAAG AACATTGACAAAATTCCATTGGTAAAGAGTCCTGTGCTGGTGATTCAT GGAACTGCTGACGAAGTTGTTGACTGTTCTCATGGCAAGCAGCTTTGGCAATTGTGTCAGGAGAAGTATGAACCTTTATGGCTCAAAGGAGGAAACCACTGTAATTTGGAGCTTTATCCTGAATACATTAGGCATCTAAAGAAGTTCTTATCGACAGTTGAAAAGTCGCGTTCATTTAGGAATGGTCCAAGGAGCAGCATAGACCGAATTGAACAGCCCAGACAGTGTACTGACTGTTTTGAGGCTCCTAGGAAGAGTAGTGACTGGAGAGAAAAACCGAGGAAAAGCATCGACAGGCctgaaaaactgaaaattcaTGATTACAAGTTTCATAACATTGACAAGCTAGAAAAGTTACGAATCCCATTTGACCAAGTGGAAAGGTCTCGGAAAAGTGTGGATTACCATGAGAAATCCCGGAGAAGCATTGACCACCAACTAGAAAGAGCACGAAAGAGCGTCGACTGGTTGGATCGGATCCGAGCTGGGTAG
- the LOC132174798 gene encoding autophagy-related protein 16 has translation MSQDEIAREAIKHALRALRKRHLLEEGAHGPAFIALSRPIVSQGSEWKEKAENLELELQQCYKAQSRLSEQLVVEVAESRSSKALAQEKEEAISNLQTELTQTRDECSQLKMDLEEKIKALELVLSEHLELRAQLEEMTIKAKNAEAENKMLIDRWMLQKMQDAERLNEANAIYEEMVDRLKASGLESLARQQVDGVVRRNEDGAEFFLESSVPSVCKHRINAHEGGCASTLFEYNSGKLISGGQDRSIKIWDTNSGSLSNTLYGCLGSVLDLTITHDNRSVVAASSSNNLYVWDVNSGRIRHTLTGHTDKVCAVDVSKISSRHVVSAAYDRTIKVWDLNKGYCINTIIFYSNCNALCFSMDGQTICSGHVDGNLRLWDIHTGKLLSEVAAHSLAVTSISLSRNGNVVLTSGRDNVHNLFDMRSLEICGTFRATGNRVASNWSRSCVSPDDNYVAAGSADGSVYIWSISKGDIVGTLGEHTSPVLCCSWSGLGKPLASADKNGIICTWT, from the exons AT GTCACAGGACGAGATAGCAAGGGAAGCGATAAAGCACGCTTTGAGGGCTCTGCGTAAGCGGCATTTGCTCGAAGAAGGCGCTCATGGTCCAGCTTTCATCGCTCTTTCCAGGCCCATCGTCTCTCAG GGATCAGAATGGAAAGAGAAAGCAGAAAATCTGGAGTTGGAACTTCAGCAATGTTACAAAGCTCAATCGCGCTTGTCTGAACAACTCGTGGTGGAAGTAGCTGAATCCAGATCTTCGAAAGCTTTAGctcaagagaaagaagaagcaatCTCGAATCTGCAGACAGAGTTGACTCAAACAAG GGACGAATGCTCTCAATTGAAGATGGACTTAGAAGAAAAGATTAAAGCTTTAGAATTGGTTCTGAGTGAGCACCTGGAACTTAGAGCACAACTGGAAGAGATGACAATTAAAGCTAAGAATGCTGAGGCCGAAAATAAGATGTTAATTGATCGCTGGATGCTGCAGAAGATGCAGGATGCTGAACGGCTCAATGAG GCAAATGCAATTTATGAAGAAATGGTTGATCGGCTCAAGGCTAGTGGTTTAGAAAGTCTTGCTCGGCAGCAGGTGGACGGTGTGGTCCGCCGAAATGAAGATGGTGCTGAATTCTTTTTGGAGTCATCCGTTCCATCGGTATGCAAGCACAGGATCAATGCCCATGAAGGTGGTTGCGCTTCCACATTGTTCGAGTACAATTCTGGCAAACTGATTAGTGGGGGACAAGACAGGTCGATCAAGATATGGGATACAAACAGTGGATCACTAAGTAATACTCTTTATGGTTGCCTTGGCTCTGTTCTTGATCTAACTATTACCCACGATAATAGATCTGTAGTTGCAGCTAGCAGCTCAAACAACTTGTATGTATGGGATGTCAACTCCGGCCGCATCCGTCATACTCTTACTGGCCACACAGATAAAGTATGTGCCGTAGATGTAAGCAAAATTTCAAGCCGTCATGTTGTGAGCGCAGCTTATGATCGTACCATAAAAGTATGGGACTTGAATAAGGGTTACTGCATCAACACAATCATTTTTTATAGCAACTGCAATGCTCTCTGCTTCAGCATGGATGGACAAACCATTTGCTCTGGCCACGTTGATGGGAATCTTCGATTATGGGATATTCACACAGGAAAACTACTAAGTGAAGTAGCTGCACATTCACTTGCTGTTACATCCATCTCTTTGTCACGAAATGGAAATGTAGTATTGACTAGTGGGAGAGACAACGTGCACAATTTGTTTGATATGCGATCTCTAGAAATTTGTGGCACATTCAGAGCGACGGGAAACAGAGTTGCATCGAATTGGAGCCGATCCTGCGTCAGTCCTGATGACAACTATGTAGCTGCTGGATCCGCTGATGGATCTGTGTATATTTGGTCCATATCTAAAGGTGATATAGTGGGTACTCTTGGGGAACACACCTCTCCTGTGCTGTGTTGTTCATGGAGTGGGCTTGGAAAACCTCTAGCCTCCGCAGACAAGAATGGGATTATTTGTACCTGGACATGA
- the LOC132173994 gene encoding F-box protein CPR1-like, producing MSSIPEELIDDILSQLRVKPLLRFQCVSKSWNALIRRPDFIKKHLDRSIQTNKERTLIVKERDSDYLLNYFSVRLHDDGRFGRVVKIHPPLHDPDRFAQISGCCNGLVFIHDLDAEIVIWNPSIKKYKKLPYEPSRPPSGFYKYSLPHLAFGHDPVNDDYKVLRVEEFLKLNPLSRAFEVNIYSLRAHSWRRVEDEWPYQESYISRCEMALSSKSLNGALHWLVTPLTEGARLSRCEMALSSKSLNGALHWLVTPLTEGARLSPTIVAFDLANEKFRVFPQPVPLESLDRNVNMALEVLGGRMLLCVCVCENASVGFNDVWVMKEYGVASSWTWLYTIVGDELPWYFSYYKPLVISKDGNKVLMEQDREYLFWYDIRKKSGRRFNIRDMLRNKSGRRDGFPSWFQTATCVGSLVLLHGFNASSPLV from the coding sequence ATGTCGAGCATCCCGGAAGAGCTAATTGACGACATTCTTTCCCAGTTACGCGTCAAACCCTTATTACGTTTCCAGTGCGTTTCCAAGTCATGGAACGCCCTAATCAGACGCCCAGATTTCATCAAGAAGCATCTCGACCGCTCCATTCAGACCAATAAGGAACGCACTCTCATTGTCAAGGAACGGGACTCCGATTACCTACTGAATTACTTCTCGGTGCGTTTACACGACGACGGTCGGTTTGGCAGGGTCGTGAAGATACACCCGCCACTGCACGACCCAGATAGGTTCGCCCAAATCTCGGGCTGTTGCAATGGCCTGGTTTTTATCCACGACCTGGACGCAGAGATCGTGATTTGGAACCCATCAATCAAAAAGTACAAGAAATTACCCTATGAGCCTTCACGACCCCCTTCTGGTTTCTACAAATATTCGCTGCCTCATTTAGCCTTCGGACACGACCCGGTTAATGACGACTACAAGGTTTTGAGGGTTGAGGAATTCTTAAAACTAAATCCGCTTTCAAGAGCGTTTGAAGTCAATATCTACAGTCTGAGAGCGCATTCTTGGAGAAGGGTCGAGGACGAATGGCCTTACCAGGAGTCATATATTTCTCGTTGTGAAATGGCCTTGAGCTCGAAGTCCTTAAACGGTGCTTTGCACTGGTTGGTTACTCCTTTAACTGAAGGTGCCCGTCTCTCTCGTTGTGAAATGGCCTTGAGCTCGAAGTCCTTAAACGGTGCTTTGCACTGGTTGGTTACTCCTTTAACTGAAGGTGCCCGTCTCTCGCCAACCATTGTCGCTTTTGATCTTGCAAACGAGAAGTTTCGTGTGTTTCCGCAACCAGTTCCATTGGAGTCATTGGACCGCAATGTGAATATGGCATTGGAGGTTTTGGGAGGACGCATGCTCctatgtgtttgtgtttgtgagaATGCTTCAGTGGGATTTAATGACGTCTGGGTGATGAAGGAGTACGGGGTGGCAAGCTCCTGGACTTGGCTTTATACCATTGTGGGTGATGAATTGCCTTGGTATTTTAGTTACTACAAGCCTTTGGTGATTTCCAAGGATGGAAACAAGGTTCTGATGGAGCAGGATCGCGAGTATCTCTTTTGGTATGACATTAGAAAGAAGAGTGGCAGGAGGTTTAATATTAGGGACATGCTTAGAAATAAGAGTGGCAGGAGGGATGGTTTCCCCAGTTGGTTTCAGACAGCTACATGCGTGGGAAGCCTTGTTCTGCTTCATGGTTTTAATGCATCAAGCCCTCTTGTATGA
- the LOC132174916 gene encoding F-box protein CPR1-like translates to MSKLPTELLDDILSLLPTKPLVRFQCVSKRWYALINGAKFIKKHLARSIHISQERILVVKERDFDRPQSYFSVPFPEDDRFGSAVKIHQPLPDPEGCTKIVGYCNGLVCIQDLEEEIVIWNPLIRKYKKLPFEPIQKPSGFNEYCLPQFAFGHDPINDDYMVFRVVEFYKTNEVPSAFEVKAYSLRAHSWRRVEDEWPYEKSYICSNPEALSSASLNGILHWLVTPVTDGVHLSQTLVGFDLATEKFRVYTLPVQSDCNAMTRMALEVWGGRILLCVCKDVSMGFNEVWVMKEYGVASSWTRLYTIVHGEVPWNFNHCKPLVISKDGNKVLMEHDSKHLFWYDIRKKSSRRVKIQGMPGLFQTVTCVGSLVLLHGYNCDSI, encoded by the coding sequence ATGTCGAAACTCCCGACAGAGCTACTCGACGATATACTTTCCCTGTTACCCACCAAACCCCTCGTACGTTTCCAATGCGTTTCGAAGAGATGGTACGCCCTAATCAATGGCGCAAAGTTTATCAAGAAGCATCTCGCGCGATCCATCCACATCAGTCAGGAACGCATTCTTGTTGTCAAGGAACGGGACTTCGATCGGCCACAGAGTTACTTCTCGGTGCCTTTTCCTGAAGATGATCGGTTCGGCAGCGCAGTGAAGATCCACCAGCCACTGCCCGATCCCGAAGGTTGCACCAAAATCGTGGGCTATTGCAATGGCCTGGTTTGTATCCAAGACCTGGAGGAAGAGATCGTGATTTGGAACCCATTGAtcagaaaatacaagaaattacCCTTTGAGCCTATACAAAAACCCTCTGGTTTCAACGAATATTGTTTGCCCCAATTCGCCTTCGGACACGATCCGATCAATGACGACTACATGGTTTTCAGGGTTGTGGAATTCTATAAAACAAATGAGGTTCCAAGCGCATTTGAAGTCAAGGCATACAGTCTGAGGGCGCATTCTTGGAGAAGGGTAGAAGACGAATGGCCTTACGAGAAGTCATATATTTGTTCGAATCCAGAGGCCTTGAGCTCAGCGTCCTTAAACGGTATTTTGCATTGGTTGGTTACTCCTGTAACTGATGGGGTCCATCTCTCGCAGACACTTGTGGGTTTCGATCTTGCAACCGAGAAGTTTCGGGTGTATACGCTACCAGTTCAATCGGACTGCAATGCGATGACCCGTATGGCATTGGAGGTGTGGGGAGGACGCATCCTCCTCTGTGTTTGCAAAGATGTTTCAATGGGATTTAATGAAGTCTGGGTGATGAAGGAGTACGGGGTGGCAAGCTCCTGGACTCGGCTTTATACCATTGTGCATGGTGAAGTTCCTTGGAATTTTAATCACTGCAAGCCTTTGGTGATTTCCAAGGATGGAAACAAGGTTCTGATGGAGCATGATTCCAAGCATCTCTTTTGGTATGACATTAGAAAGAAGAGTAGCAGGAGGGTCAAGATTCAGGGTATGCCCGGTTTGTTTCAGACGGTGACTTGCGTGGGAAGCCTTGTTCTGCTTCATGGTTATAACTGTGATTCAATTTAG